Proteins co-encoded in one Bradyrhizobium sp. 170 genomic window:
- a CDS encoding 3-hydroxyacyl-CoA dehydrogenase NAD-binding domain-containing protein, with translation MKNPVSIEKQGTVAVLLVDNPPVNALGSSVRHGLRDAMRQVLDDPQYAAVVLVCAGRTFISGADIREFGQKMEGPSLSEINDLFENRSKPVVAAIHGVAFGGGLELAMGCHFRIAASDAKLGQPEVRLGLIPGGGGTQRLPRAIGPARAVQMIVTGDPIAAEEGLQLGLVHEVFEGEAVAAGVTFAQKVLSEGRPLRSLRDDDSKLQAARADRSILTKAAAEAMKRNRGLEAPAACVEAVAWCLDVPFDEAIRRERELFTRLMAGDQSKALRHVFFAERSSNKIAGVGADTRSRKINAVAIIGAGTMGGGIAMSFANAGIPVKLVEIAKDALDRGLGTIRKNYEATAARSGLASDTVAKRLGLITGVVGLEHVAEADLIIEAAFETMQIKKDIFSKLDKVAKPGAILATNTSFLDVNAIAAVTKRPHDVIGMHFFSPANIMKLCEIVRGEKSAPDVLATAAAVARRIGKSPIVVGVCHGFVGNRMLVVRLLQARKMLLDGALPQQVDAVATRFGMMGPFAMGDMAGLDIGWRSRKDSGEKSPIEDALCEAGRFGQKTGAGYYRYDAGSRTPIPDSDVEVLIMDASRKLGITRRQISDAEIHERLIYPMINEGARILEEGIAERASDIDLVWLYGYGWPPQTGGPMFLADQVGLPVVVERLAYMAALDKDETLRPVPLLHRLALAGGTLAAFK, from the coding sequence ATGAAGAATCCTGTTAGCATCGAGAAACAAGGGACTGTGGCCGTCCTTCTGGTCGATAACCCGCCAGTGAACGCGCTCGGCTCATCGGTGCGCCATGGGCTGCGCGACGCCATGCGGCAGGTGCTGGACGATCCCCAGTATGCGGCTGTCGTGCTTGTCTGCGCCGGCCGCACGTTCATTAGCGGGGCCGATATTCGCGAGTTCGGCCAGAAGATGGAAGGCCCGAGTCTCAGCGAAATTAATGACCTGTTCGAGAATCGCTCAAAGCCTGTGGTGGCGGCAATTCACGGCGTTGCGTTTGGCGGCGGGCTTGAGCTTGCGATGGGTTGCCATTTTCGTATCGCAGCAAGCGACGCCAAGCTCGGCCAGCCGGAAGTTAGGCTCGGACTGATCCCAGGCGGAGGCGGTACGCAGCGTCTGCCGCGCGCCATCGGACCGGCGAGGGCCGTGCAAATGATCGTGACCGGCGACCCGATCGCTGCGGAAGAGGGGCTGCAGCTCGGGTTGGTCCACGAGGTGTTCGAAGGGGAGGCAGTAGCGGCGGGAGTTACCTTTGCGCAGAAGGTTCTGTCCGAGGGGCGTCCCCTGCGTTCCCTGCGCGATGATGATTCGAAGCTGCAAGCGGCACGCGCGGACCGAAGCATCTTGACCAAGGCAGCCGCCGAAGCGATGAAGCGCAATCGCGGGCTGGAGGCGCCAGCAGCCTGTGTTGAAGCCGTTGCGTGGTGCCTGGACGTACCATTCGATGAAGCGATCAGGCGGGAGAGGGAGCTGTTCACTCGCTTGATGGCCGGCGACCAGTCAAAAGCGCTGCGTCACGTATTCTTCGCAGAACGCAGCAGCAATAAGATCGCGGGAGTTGGAGCGGATACGCGATCGCGCAAGATAAACGCCGTTGCTATCATCGGCGCGGGCACGATGGGTGGCGGTATCGCAATGTCCTTTGCCAATGCCGGTATTCCGGTGAAGCTCGTCGAGATTGCCAAAGATGCGCTCGACCGCGGGCTTGGCACAATACGTAAGAACTACGAGGCGACCGCGGCGCGCTCGGGGTTGGCTTCGGACACTGTCGCCAAGCGCTTGGGATTGATTACCGGTGTCGTGGGCCTAGAGCACGTTGCGGAAGCCGACCTCATCATCGAGGCGGCGTTTGAGACCATGCAGATAAAAAAGGACATCTTCTCTAAGCTCGATAAAGTTGCGAAGCCGGGGGCCATTCTCGCAACAAATACTTCCTTTCTCGACGTGAACGCGATCGCAGCCGTCACGAAGCGGCCTCATGATGTTATCGGGATGCACTTCTTCAGCCCGGCGAACATCATGAAGCTGTGCGAGATCGTGCGCGGCGAAAAATCGGCGCCGGACGTGCTGGCTACCGCCGCCGCAGTCGCGCGGCGCATCGGAAAAAGTCCCATCGTTGTTGGCGTCTGCCATGGCTTTGTCGGCAATCGAATGCTCGTAGTCCGCCTCCTCCAGGCCCGCAAGATGCTGCTTGATGGGGCGCTGCCGCAGCAGGTTGATGCTGTCGCGACGCGGTTCGGAATGATGGGTCCATTTGCCATGGGCGATATGGCTGGCCTCGATATCGGTTGGCGGTCGCGCAAGGATAGTGGCGAGAAATCTCCGATCGAGGATGCGTTGTGCGAAGCGGGGCGGTTCGGTCAGAAGACTGGAGCTGGGTACTACCGGTACGATGCGGGATCCAGGACGCCAATTCCGGATTCCGATGTGGAGGTGCTGATCATGGATGCCAGTCGCAAGCTGGGCATCACCCGGCGCCAAATCAGCGACGCCGAAATTCATGAGCGCCTGATCTATCCGATGATCAATGAGGGCGCACGAATTCTCGAGGAAGGGATCGCGGAGCGGGCGAGCGACATCGATCTGGTCTGGCTCTATGGATACGGCTGGCCGCCCCAGACCGGCGGCCCGATGTTCCTTGCGGACCAGGTAGGCTTGCCTGTCGTCGTCGAACGGCTGGCCTATATGGCTGCCCTGGACAAAGACGAGACACTTCGGCCAGTGCCGCTGCTCCATCGCCTAGCTCTGGCCGGCGGAACGCTCGCCGCTTTCAAGTAG
- a CDS encoding putative quinol monooxygenase, with amino-acid sequence MVYVIATLTVKPEMKADLFSAAKDCIAATHQEDGCISYELFESTIDPNRLVFVEQWQSAECLPLHSKSDHMKAFGRVAVKCFAAPVQVQIITPEKVEKR; translated from the coding sequence ATGGTCTACGTGATAGCAACGCTTACGGTGAAGCCGGAAATGAAGGCGGATTTGTTCTCTGCCGCGAAGGATTGCATTGCCGCCACCCATCAGGAAGATGGATGTATTTCCTACGAACTGTTTGAAAGTACCATCGATCCGAACAGGCTCGTGTTCGTCGAACAGTGGCAGTCGGCCGAGTGTCTTCCTCTTCATTCCAAGAGCGACCACATGAAAGCGTTCGGTCGCGTTGCCGTCAAGTGCTTCGCGGCACCCGTCCAGGTTCAGATCATTACTCCGGAAAAGGTCGAGAAGCGGTAA
- the lspA gene encoding signal peptidase II produces the protein MNSRPNARIVALFVAFAMLGLDQLTKHWALVSLGTVGTTINLVGPIDLTLVFNRSNAFGLVPDYGEISRWALTALSVAVVAVLLLFLWRQSTSLMSALGFAFIGAGALGNALDRLRWGAVVDIFDASKLRFVWVFNVADISIDLGVALILLASLLPISQPREVEHGND, from the coding sequence GTGAATAGCCGCCCAAACGCCCGTATCGTCGCGTTGTTTGTTGCATTTGCAATGCTGGGACTGGATCAACTGACGAAGCATTGGGCACTCGTGTCCTTGGGTACCGTTGGCACGACTATTAATTTGGTGGGGCCCATTGACCTCACTCTCGTGTTCAATCGCAGCAACGCATTTGGTTTGGTGCCCGACTACGGGGAAATTTCGCGTTGGGCGCTCACTGCTTTGAGTGTTGCAGTAGTGGCAGTTTTGCTCCTGTTTTTGTGGCGGCAATCGACATCGCTAATGAGCGCTCTTGGGTTCGCATTCATCGGCGCTGGAGCACTCGGAAATGCCCTCGACCGCCTCCGATGGGGAGCCGTTGTCGACATATTCGATGCGTCGAAACTTCGATTTGTATGGGTCTTTAATGTCGCTGATATATCAATAGATTTGGGGGTCGCACTAATTCTGCTCGCTAGTCTCTTGCCTATTTCGCAACCTCGCGAAGTCGAGCACGGCAACGATTAG